From the Hyphomicrobium sp. ghe19 genome, one window contains:
- a CDS encoding DUF4159 domain-containing protein: MSLGPLAFLNPWLLAALVTLPVIYWLLRAVPPRPTQVEFPPTRILVGLENDEKTAEKTPWWLTLIRLIAATLVILALAEPILNPSKGSNLAGTGPVVAFVDNGWAAASRWPERANMLERIIGEAESGGRPVVIVPTAATSKLHSVKIEPPGEARSTAAALAPEPFDPDREAAFTALQSALSEAGVKNPSIVWLHDGIDHKSEVGDVAKKLQNLSGNGTFAVLDETNGREALGLVANLAEKGKLEAVVLSPGGPAREGTVNAFSARGERLGEAPFKLASGETSTKATFELPLELRNQVARIEIASERSAGAVSLIDAMTQWHRVGLLSGESREEAQPLLAPLYYVQKALKPYADVVVTKDSNLVQGLDSVLKQNVSVLVLADIGTLAGEAAEKVADFVDRGGLLVRFAGPRLEKAGDDLLPVALRSGGRSLGGALSWSSPQPLAPFDESSPFSGLAIPKDVTINRQVLADPAELTPDVEIWARLKDGTPLVTSAKRGKGRLVLFHVTANSDWSNLPISGLFVEMLRRLSTMGVVGASASGQGDGTKVENSDATAKLSNDSGSLAPLKTLNGLGTLVSPPPTAEPLKSSELQSAKPSFEHPPGYYGQSASPRALNVLNAKSALIPFPSLPAGVTRLSYDNAASTALKPALLSAALMLLFLDILAVMLLQAGGMRGLFSRRPRRSRAAGAGAAALAFAVLAFAGAGDGKAQDIQPNFQDIPQLDNFAPMQPPQSGPEVVRRAPTAADKAAIDATSKVTLAYVTSGDRETDETSRAGLQGLGRVLQTRTAVEPGEPAAVDITKDEIAFYPILYWPVLESAEALPDATIAKIDAYMKEGGLIIFDTRDYGQGGANTLPLAGRGGTALQRLLSKLDVPRLEPVPENHVVTKSFYLLRTFPGRWDGGQLWVEAISNNDGDTHKARVSDGVTSIMITSNDLAAAWALDDRGRPMYPVVPGGEMQREMAFRGGINIVMHALTGNYKADQVHVPALLERLGQ; the protein is encoded by the coding sequence ATGAGCCTCGGCCCGCTCGCATTCCTCAATCCATGGCTGCTTGCGGCCCTCGTTACGCTGCCGGTTATCTATTGGCTTCTGCGCGCCGTGCCGCCGCGCCCGACGCAAGTCGAATTCCCGCCGACGCGCATTCTCGTCGGCCTCGAGAACGACGAGAAGACCGCCGAGAAAACACCGTGGTGGCTGACGCTCATTCGCCTCATCGCCGCAACGCTCGTCATCCTCGCGCTCGCCGAACCCATTCTCAATCCGTCGAAGGGATCGAACCTCGCCGGTACCGGCCCCGTCGTCGCGTTCGTCGATAACGGCTGGGCGGCAGCGTCACGCTGGCCGGAACGCGCGAACATGCTCGAGCGCATCATCGGCGAAGCCGAAAGCGGCGGACGCCCCGTCGTCATCGTGCCGACCGCCGCGACGAGCAAACTCCACAGCGTCAAGATCGAGCCGCCGGGCGAAGCCCGCAGCACGGCAGCCGCACTCGCGCCCGAGCCCTTCGATCCCGATCGCGAAGCTGCATTCACAGCCTTGCAATCGGCGCTGTCGGAAGCGGGCGTCAAGAACCCCAGCATCGTGTGGCTGCACGACGGCATCGACCACAAATCCGAGGTCGGCGACGTTGCGAAGAAACTCCAAAACCTGTCGGGCAACGGCACCTTCGCCGTGCTCGACGAAACGAACGGCCGCGAAGCCTTAGGGTTGGTCGCGAACCTTGCCGAGAAGGGCAAGCTCGAAGCCGTCGTCCTGTCGCCCGGAGGCCCCGCGCGCGAGGGCACCGTCAACGCTTTTTCTGCGCGCGGCGAACGTCTCGGCGAAGCGCCGTTCAAGCTCGCATCCGGAGAAACGTCCACGAAGGCGACGTTCGAACTGCCGCTCGAATTGCGAAATCAGGTCGCCCGCATCGAAATCGCGAGTGAACGTTCCGCCGGCGCCGTAAGCCTGATCGATGCGATGACACAATGGCACCGCGTCGGTCTTCTGTCGGGCGAAAGCCGCGAAGAGGCGCAGCCGCTGCTGGCGCCGCTCTACTATGTCCAAAAGGCATTGAAGCCCTATGCCGACGTTGTCGTCACGAAGGATTCAAACCTCGTCCAGGGTCTCGATTCCGTTCTCAAGCAGAACGTATCTGTGCTCGTGCTCGCCGATATCGGCACGCTCGCGGGCGAAGCCGCAGAAAAGGTCGCCGACTTCGTCGATCGCGGCGGTCTGCTGGTTCGCTTCGCCGGGCCGAGACTTGAAAAAGCCGGCGACGATCTCCTTCCCGTCGCACTGCGCTCGGGAGGCCGGTCGCTCGGCGGCGCCTTATCGTGGTCATCGCCGCAGCCGCTCGCGCCGTTCGACGAGAGCAGCCCGTTCTCCGGTCTCGCAATTCCAAAGGACGTCACGATCAACCGTCAGGTTCTCGCCGACCCGGCCGAACTCACGCCCGACGTCGAGATCTGGGCGCGGCTCAAGGACGGAACACCGCTCGTCACATCGGCGAAACGCGGCAAGGGTCGATTGGTGCTCTTCCACGTGACCGCGAATTCCGATTGGTCAAATCTTCCGATCTCCGGCTTGTTCGTCGAAATGCTTCGTCGTCTTTCAACCATGGGAGTCGTTGGCGCGTCGGCTTCCGGACAAGGCGACGGCACGAAGGTCGAGAACAGCGATGCGACGGCGAAGCTGAGCAACGACAGCGGCTCGCTCGCGCCGCTGAAAACGCTGAACGGGCTCGGCACGCTCGTGTCCCCGCCACCGACCGCAGAGCCGCTGAAATCGTCGGAACTGCAATCGGCGAAACCGAGCTTCGAGCATCCGCCGGGCTACTATGGCCAGTCGGCGAGTCCGCGCGCACTCAATGTTCTCAATGCGAAAAGTGCGCTCATACCCTTCCCGTCGCTACCGGCAGGCGTCACGCGATTGAGCTACGACAACGCGGCAAGCACGGCGCTGAAACCTGCATTGCTCTCGGCCGCACTCATGCTTCTCTTCCTCGACATCCTCGCCGTGATGCTGCTGCAGGCAGGCGGCATGCGCGGGCTGTTCTCACGCCGTCCGCGACGTTCGAGGGCAGCCGGTGCCGGTGCTGCTGCGCTTGCATTCGCCGTACTTGCATTCGCAGGCGCAGGCGATGGCAAAGCCCAGGACATCCAGCCGAATTTCCAGGACATACCGCAGCTCGATAATTTCGCACCGATGCAGCCGCCGCAGTCGGGGCCGGAGGTCGTGCGCCGCGCGCCGACAGCCGCCGACAAAGCCGCGATCGATGCAACGAGCAAGGTCACGCTCGCCTACGTGACGAGCGGCGACCGCGAAACCGATGAAACGAGCCGCGCCGGCTTGCAGGGGCTCGGCCGCGTTCTTCAGACCCGAACCGCCGTTGAACCCGGTGAGCCTGCCGCCGTCGACATCACCAAGGACGAGATCGCCTTCTATCCGATCCTCTATTGGCCCGTGCTGGAATCCGCCGAAGCCCTTCCCGACGCGACGATCGCCAAGATCGACGCCTACATGAAGGAAGGCGGACTGATCATATTCGATACGCGGGACTACGGTCAGGGCGGCGCGAATACATTGCCGCTTGCTGGCCGCGGAGGCACAGCCTTGCAGCGGCTCTTGAGCAAGCTCGACGTGCCGCGCCTCGAGCCCGTTCCCGAAAACCACGTCGTGACGAAGTCGTTCTATCTGTTGCGCACGTTCCCGGGACGTTGGGACGGCGGCCAGCTCTGGGTCGAAGCCATTTCGAACAACGATGGCGATACGCATAAGGCACGCGTCTCCGACGGCGTCACGTCCATCATGATCACTTCGAACGATCTTGCTGCCGCCTGGGCGCTCGACGATCGCGGCCGCCCGATGTACCCGGTCGTGCCCGGCGGCGAGATGCAGCGCGAAATGGCGTTCCGGGGCGGCATCAACATCGTCATGCACGCGCTGACAGGCAACTACAAAGCCGATCAGGTTCACGTACCCGCTCTCCTCGAGAGACTGGGTCAATAG
- a CDS encoding DUF58 domain-containing protein: MASPLGRTSGGSEGPTAESRRVLGLEREAISLVDRMPELLMEAARIASTVAQGIHGRRRAGPGETFWQFRQYQSGENANLVDWRRSASSDHLYVREREWEAAHTLYLWPDISPSMDFKSHLSNVTKRDRALVLALASAELLVRGGERVALLAQTLPTANRNAVTRIAETIIVNAKSDLTQKSLPPNAGLNRFSGLILFSDFLAPVHAIRERLEGYAGNGVGGHLVQIIDPAEETLPYHGRTEFTTPSGNQRWVADRVEALRPKYQERFAAHRAELAEMAKRFGWSLLTHHTDRPASEPLLSLLMRLNGSATGYRWMSSSSDAVSTQTKERAR; the protein is encoded by the coding sequence ATGGCGAGCCCACTAGGGCGGACAAGCGGCGGAAGCGAAGGCCCAACCGCGGAAAGCCGGCGCGTTCTCGGGCTTGAGCGCGAAGCCATATCGCTCGTCGATCGCATGCCCGAGTTGCTGATGGAAGCGGCGCGCATCGCCTCGACGGTCGCGCAAGGCATTCACGGGCGCAGGCGCGCAGGTCCCGGCGAAACGTTCTGGCAGTTCCGGCAATATCAGTCGGGCGAGAATGCGAACCTCGTCGATTGGCGGCGCTCCGCGAGTTCCGATCATCTCTACGTCCGCGAACGCGAATGGGAAGCGGCGCACACGCTCTATCTCTGGCCCGATATCTCGCCGTCGATGGATTTCAAAAGCCATCTGTCGAACGTGACGAAGCGCGACCGCGCGTTGGTACTTGCGCTCGCCTCGGCCGAGCTGTTGGTGCGCGGCGGCGAACGCGTCGCCCTGCTCGCGCAGACGCTGCCGACCGCGAACCGCAACGCCGTGACGCGCATCGCCGAGACGATCATCGTCAATGCCAAGTCGGATCTGACGCAGAAGAGTCTGCCGCCGAATGCCGGTCTCAATCGCTTTTCCGGCCTCATTCTTTTCAGCGATTTTCTCGCCCCCGTGCACGCAATCCGCGAACGCCTCGAAGGCTACGCCGGTAACGGCGTCGGTGGCCATCTCGTCCAGATCATCGATCCTGCAGAAGAAACGCTGCCCTATCATGGCCGCACGGAATTCACGACGCCCTCGGGCAACCAACGCTGGGTCGCCGATCGCGTCGAAGCGCTGCGTCCGAAGTATCAGGAGCGCTTCGCAGCCCATCGCGCCGAGCTTGCTGAAATGGCGAAGCGGTTCGGCTGGTCGCTCCTCACGCATCACACCGACCGTCCGGCTTCCGAACCCTTGCTGTCGCTGCTGATGCGGCTCAACGGCTCGGCGACGGGCTATCGCTGGATGTCGTCGAGCTCCGATGCCGTGTCGACCCAAACCAAGGAGCGCGCTCGATGA